The Streptomyces rimosus genomic interval GTGCGCGTTGCCGGTCGCGTCGATGACCACCTCCCAGCCGCGCGGCCGGTCCAGCTCGTCGGCGGAGGCGGCCGCGTTGCTGCACCCCAACTGCCGTGCGGTCTCCAGGCGTTGCGGGTTGACGTCGAGCATGTCGACGCTCGCCGCGCCGGTGCGCTTGGCCAGTTCCAGCATCATCAGGCCCATCGTCCCGGAACCGTAGATCAGCACATGGGTGCCGAGCTGCTGGGAGCGCAGGATGTCGTAGCCCCGTACGGCGCAGGACAGCGGCTCGATGAGGGCCGCGTCCTCGGTCCGTACGTGCTCGGGCAGCTTCACGCAGTTCGCGGCGGGCGCGACGGCGAACTCCGCGGCGCCGCCCGCGGTCGTCACGCCGATGGCGGCCCACCGCTCGCACAAGTTGTTGCGTCCGATGCGGCAGTAGTGACACGTGTGGCAGTACAGGGACGGATCGACGGCGACCCGGTCGCCCTCGGCCAGTCCGGTGACCCCGGCGCCCAGGGCGACGACCGTACCGGCGAACTCGTGACCGGGCACGACGGGCAGCGTCGGCGCGAACTCGCCCTGCAGAATGTGCAGGTCGGTGCCGCACAGTCCGCAGCCCGCCACATCCACGACGACCTCACCGGGCCCGGGCGCCGGATCGTCGACGGTGGTGATCTCGACACGGCCCGGGGCGCTGATCACTGCGGCCTTCATTTCACGGCTCCTAGGGAGAGGCCCTGGACGAGCTTGTCCTGGGCGGCGAACCCGGCGGCGAGCACCGGGAGGGAGATGACGGTGGCGGCGGCGCACACCTTGGCCAGGAACAGGCCCTGGCTGGTCACGAACCCGGTCAGGAAGACCGGGGAGGTCCCGGCGACGATGCCGGTGAGCACCCGGGCGAAGAGCAGCTCGTTCCAGCTGAAGATGAAGGAGATCAGCGCGGTGGCCGCGATGCCGGGCAGCGCGACCGGCGCGACGATCCGCACCAGGGTCGTCGGCAGCCCGGCGCCGTCGATGGACGCCGCCTCCAGGATCTCCACCGGCACCTCGGCCAGGAAGGAGCGCATCATCCACACCGCGATCGGCAGGTTCATCGAGGTGTAGAGGATGACGAGCAGCCAGATGTCGTCCAGCATGCGCACGTTCTGGGCGATGAGGTAGACCGGCAGCAGCCCTGCCACCAGCGGCAGCATCTTGGTGGACAGGAAGAAGAAGAGCACATCGCTCCACTTGCGCACCGGTTTGATGGACAGCGCGTACGCCGCCGGTACGGCGAGCGCCAGCACCAGCAGCGTGGACGCCACCGAGGCCGTCAGCGAATTCAGCAGCGGCGGCCAGGGGCTGACGCCGGTGCCCGCGCCGAAGAACTCGCGGTAGCCGTGCAGCGTCAGCCCGGCGCCGACGCTCGGCGGGTTGGTGGCCGCGTCCGCCTCGCTGTGGAAGGAGGTGAGCACCATCCACGCGACCGGCAGGAAGAAGGCGATGCCGCAGAGCCAGGCGGCCAGGCCCAGCAGGCTCCCGGTGCGCCGGCGGCGCCGTTCGGCGGGGGCGACGGCCCGTACCGTGGTCGCGCTCATCGGGTGATCTCCTCACGGAGCAGGGACGAGACGGTGCGCAGCGCGAAGGTCGCCACCAGCAGGGAGCAGACCACGACCACGACGCCCTGCGCGGAGGCCCGTCCGTAGTCGTGCGCCTGGTAGAAGGTCTGGTAGATGGTGTACGGGAGGTTGCCGGTGCCCAGGCCGCCCGAGGTGATGGTGAACACCGCGTCGAAGTTCTGCACCACGTAGATCGTGCCGAGCAGCGCGGCGAGCTCCAGGTAGCGGCGCAGGTGGGGGAGGGTGAGGTAGCGGAACACGTCCCAGGTGGAGGCGCCGTCCACCCGCGCCGCCTCGACGGCGTCGGCGGGCCGGCTCTGCAGTCCGGCCAGCAGGATCAGCATCATGAACGGCGTCCACTGCCAGATCAGCGCCACCTCGACGGCTGCCAGCGGCGAGGTGGTCATCCAGTCCGGCTGCGGCGGGTCGGCGCTGCCGAACAGCTTCCATATCCAGGTCAGCGTTCCGTTGATCAGCCCGTACGAGGCGTTGTAGAGCGCGTGCTTCCACAGCAGCGCGGCGGCGACCGGTACGACCAGGAACGGGGTGATCAGCATCGTACGGACGACGCCGCGTCCCGTGAACTTCCGGTCCAGGAGCAGCGCGAGCCCCAGCCCCAGTACGAGGCTGACCAGCACGACGGTCACGGTCAGCAGGACCGTCGTCCAGATCGCGGAGCGCATCGCGGGGTCGGTGAAGACGGCCTTGTAGTTGTCGAAGGCGGCGAAGCCCCGGTTGTCGGGGGCCAGCGCGTTCCACCGGACGAAGGAGATGACCACGGTCGCCACGAAGGGCAGCTGGGTCACCACGATCAGGAAGACCAGGGCGGGCAGCAGCGGCGCGCGGCGGGCCCAGGCGGCGGCGCGACCGGGGGCGCGGGCGCCGCCGCGCGGCCGGGCGGCGGTGGCGCCGGGGCTCCGCGTCCCGCTCAAACCGCCCCGCTCGTCCCGGGTCTCAACGCTTCGCGTAGGCACGGGCCACCTCCTCCGCCAGCCGCTGGCTCTTGTCGAGGGCCTCGGACACGCTCTGCCGCCCGGCGATCGCCGAACTGACCTCGTGCGAGACCTTGGTGCCCAGATCGGAGAACTCGGGGATGCCGACGAACTGGATGCCGGGCGCGGGCCGCGGCTGCACCCCGGGGTCGTCGGGGCGCGCCGAGGCGATCGCGTTCTTCGTCGCCGCGGCGAACGCCCCGGACTGCCGCAGGTAGTCGGGGTCGCGGTAGGTGGAGGCGCGCTTCCCGGCCGGCACCTTCGACCAGCCCAGCCGCTCGCCCACCAGCCGCTCGTAGCCCTTGCCGGACGCCCAGGAGATGAATCTCCAGGCGGCGTCCTGGTGGGTGCTCGCCTTCTGCACGCCCCACGCCCAGGTGTAGAGCCAGCCCGAGCTCGCCGTTCGCTCGACCGGCGCGGGTACGTAGCCGACCTTCCCGGCGACCTTGGAGTCACCGCTCTCCAGCGACCCCGCGCCGGCGGTCGCGTCGTACCACATGGCGACCTTGCCCTGCTGCATGTCGTTCAGGCACTCGGTGTACCCGGCCTGCGGGGCGCCCGCCTCCCCGTGCTCGCGCAGCAGGTCGACGTAGAAGCGGGTGGCGGCGGTGAACTCCGGGCTGTTGACGCGGGCCTGCCAGTCCTTGGTGAACCATGTGCCGCCGAAGGTGTTGACCACCGAGGTCAGCGGCGCCGCGAGCTGCCCCCAGCCGGGCTGGCCGCGCAGGCAGATGCCCTTCATGCCGGGCCGCGCGCCGTCGAGCTTCGCCGCGAGCGCCGCGACCTGCTTCCAGGTGGGTTTCGCGGGCATCGTCAGCCCCGCGTCCCGCAGCACGTCCTTGCGGTACATCAGGAACGACGACTCCCCGTAGAACGGCTCGGCGTAGACCTTCCCGTCGGCCGCGGTCAGCGACTTGCGTACGGGGGCGAGCAGATCCGCCTGGTCGAAGGAGGTGTCCCGCGCGGCGCGTTCACCCAGCGGGCTCAGCCAGCCGTTGCGGGCGTAGATCGGGGTCTCGTAGTTGCTGAGGCTGGCCACGTCGTACTGGCCGGCCTGGCTGGAGAAGTCCTGGCTCATCTTGTCGCGCAGGTCGTCCTCGGGCAGCACGGTGTAGTTGACCTTGATGCCGGTCTGCCGGGTGAAGTGCTCGGCGGTCAGCCGTTGCAGGTCGGCCATCTGCGGGTTGTTCACCATCAGGACGTTGATGGTGTCCCGGCCCTCGTTGCCGAGGTTGCCGGCGCCGCGGTAGCAGCCGCTGAGGACCAGCGCGGCGGCGACGGTGGCCGCCGCCCATCCGATCGGGCCGCGGCGCCCGGGGCGTACGGCGGACCGCTCACCGCGAACGGTCCGTCCGGGGGATCGTGCTCGCACGGCTCAACACCTCTCTGCTGGAAGAACTCGCCGGCCGGGGCGACCCGCCGGGCGCGGTCGCGGGCACGGCGGACCGCCGGCCCGCACGCCGGCTCCCGTGCGGCCCTGGTGTGCGGGTGGTCCCGCCGTGGTGTGGTCACGCCCGTACAGGCGCGGATTCTCTTCGGGTACGCGCCCCGGTCAGACCCGGAGCACCTGCGGCCCCAGCAGCGTGTACCGGTGGGCCTCCGGCGCGGAGAGGCCGGTGTCTGTGACGATCGTGTCCATGTCGCGTACGGCGGCGAACCGGCAGAAGCTGCTCGCGCCGAACTTGCTGTGCACCCCGATCAGCACCCGCCGCCGCGACGAGCGCACCGCCTGCGCCTTCACCTCGG includes:
- a CDS encoding carbohydrate ABC transporter permease translates to MLPALVFLIVVTQLPFVATVVISFVRWNALAPDNRGFAAFDNYKAVFTDPAMRSAIWTTVLLTVTVVLVSLVLGLGLALLLDRKFTGRGVVRTMLITPFLVVPVAAALLWKHALYNASYGLINGTLTWIWKLFGSADPPQPDWMTTSPLAAVEVALIWQWTPFMMLILLAGLQSRPADAVEAARVDGASTWDVFRYLTLPHLRRYLELAALLGTIYVVQNFDAVFTITSGGLGTGNLPYTIYQTFYQAHDYGRASAQGVVVVVCSLLVATFALRTVSSLLREEITR
- a CDS encoding zinc-dependent alcohol dehydrogenase family protein; amino-acid sequence: MKAAVISAPGRVEITTVDDPAPGPGEVVVDVAGCGLCGTDLHILQGEFAPTLPVVPGHEFAGTVVALGAGVTGLAEGDRVAVDPSLYCHTCHYCRIGRNNLCERWAAIGVTTAGGAAEFAVAPAANCVKLPEHVRTEDAALIEPLSCAVRGYDILRSQQLGTHVLIYGSGTMGLMMLELAKRTGAASVDMLDVNPQRLETARQLGCSNAAASADELDRPRGWEVVIDATGNAHAIQDGLGRVGKGGTFLQFGVSDYATRATIEPYRIYNQEITITGSMAVLHSYERAAELFAAGVLDPEIFISDRLPLDRYAEAMDRFKAGQGRKIQVTP
- a CDS encoding ABC transporter substrate-binding protein; this translates as MRARSPGRTVRGERSAVRPGRRGPIGWAAATVAAALVLSGCYRGAGNLGNEGRDTINVLMVNNPQMADLQRLTAEHFTRQTGIKVNYTVLPEDDLRDKMSQDFSSQAGQYDVASLSNYETPIYARNGWLSPLGERAARDTSFDQADLLAPVRKSLTAADGKVYAEPFYGESSFLMYRKDVLRDAGLTMPAKPTWKQVAALAAKLDGARPGMKGICLRGQPGWGQLAAPLTSVVNTFGGTWFTKDWQARVNSPEFTAATRFYVDLLREHGEAGAPQAGYTECLNDMQQGKVAMWYDATAGAGSLESGDSKVAGKVGYVPAPVERTASSGWLYTWAWGVQKASTHQDAAWRFISWASGKGYERLVGERLGWSKVPAGKRASTYRDPDYLRQSGAFAAATKNAIASARPDDPGVQPRPAPGIQFVGIPEFSDLGTKVSHEVSSAIAGRQSVSEALDKSQRLAEEVARAYAKR
- a CDS encoding carbohydrate ABC transporter permease translates to MSATTVRAVAPAERRRRRTGSLLGLAAWLCGIAFFLPVAWMVLTSFHSEADAATNPPSVGAGLTLHGYREFFGAGTGVSPWPPLLNSLTASVASTLLVLALAVPAAYALSIKPVRKWSDVLFFFLSTKMLPLVAGLLPVYLIAQNVRMLDDIWLLVILYTSMNLPIAVWMMRSFLAEVPVEILEAASIDGAGLPTTLVRIVAPVALPGIAATALISFIFSWNELLFARVLTGIVAGTSPVFLTGFVTSQGLFLAKVCAAATVISLPVLAAGFAAQDKLVQGLSLGAVK